The following are encoded in a window of Helicoverpa armigera isolate CAAS_96S chromosome 24, ASM3070526v1, whole genome shotgun sequence genomic DNA:
- the LOC110379298 gene encoding uncharacterized protein LOC110379298, giving the protein MIKMTTLHSVFVCMALHFIGTVNTLKSLHIHVPKAVLTGHDAELMCTYELEGAQLYSIRWYRNMIEFYRFVPKESPATKVFPVAEIKVDVAASDQNRVVLTEVDRTLTGEYQCEVSADAPLFHTDIKAAMMVVVEPPLASPNVTSDRISYIGGDHIRANCSSPPSLPAANITWYVNEQMVPGFTANHVLNFSNGYASSLATLELEAAVHSPVPTLMIRCEASIFDVWRSTSHTIVLRERSANPASALGRSFTGAATETCLPTIMVLLLQFFLQLLLQRYSGTSIR; this is encoded by the exons GTACAGTCAACACACTAAAATCTCTACACATCCACGTCCCCAAAGCGGTTTTAACCGGCCACGACGCAGAACTAATGTGCACCTACGAGCTGGAAGGTGCACAGCTCTACTCCATTCGATGGTACAGGAATATGATCGAGTTCTACCGCTTTGTGCCTAAGGAATCTCCTGCGACTAAAGTATTTCCAGTAGCTGAGATTAAGGTTgat GTAGCAGCATCAGACCAAAACCGAGTGGTATTAACTGAAGTAGACCGCACATTGACGGGGGAGTACCAGTGTGAAGTTTCTGCAGATGCTCCGCTGTTCCATACAGATATTAAAGCTGCTATGATGGTGGTAGTTG AACCGCCTCTAGCAAGTCCAAACGTGACGTCAGATCGTATCTCCTACATCGGAGGAGACCACATCAGGGCGAACTGCTCGTCACCACCTTCTCTACCCGCTGCCAACATCACGTGGTACGTCAACGAGCAAATG gtgCCCGGATTCACGGCGAACCACGTGCTGAACTTCAGCAACGGCTACGCGTCCAGCTTAGCAACGCTCGAGTTGGAGGCCGCCGTGCATTCCCCAGTGCCTACACTCATGATACG gtgtGAAGCGTCAATTTTCGACGTGTGGAGGTCGACAAGTCACACGATAGTATTACGTGAGAGGAGCGCAAATCCTGCATCTGCTTTGGGCAGAAGTTTTACAG GAGCTGCGACAGAAACCTGCCTACCTACTATAATGGTGTTGCTTCTCCAATTCTTCCTACAACTTCTTCTCCAGAGGTACAGCGGGACGTCAATAAGATAG